In Plasmodium malariae genome assembly, chromosome: 11, the following proteins share a genomic window:
- the PmUG01_11060300 gene encoding geranylgeranyltransferase, putative: MFSDIEFVQEKHIKYLNSYTSISNAEEFIFNETLKMCGVFYFLCSCKILSHKIDKKEEFINFILRCQNIDGGFGNNVNYDSHIVSTHHAILSLLLLNYSFDNFNIYMQSGKANINNGNNNDTCNGTNYRVNETNALDRLVNGASTSKADIYFEPEIKGNNYSNSYRSSNSCNSQATKEKSIRENACNYILTLLNEDGSFKGDKWGEVDTRFVYSAVSCLTILNKLNLVSTEKISSYVLTNYAICENGFSWTSGNEPHAASVFCCVATLFLIQKLYLVNEKKLADWLSLRQTNNGGFNGRAEKLTDTCYAWWIFSSLIILKKYKWVNKNALKNYILLCQDLNNGGISDNPDCLPDICHTFFGLAALSLIDNLNESDKILHLKQMSPVYAIPLQTVKKRKLPHYDIDIF; the protein is encoded by the coding sequence ATGTTTAGTGACATTGAGTTTGTAcaagaaaaacatataaagtATTTAAACTCGTACACAAGTATATCTAATGCAgaagaatttatatttaatgaaaccCTTAAAATGTGTGGAGTGTTTTATTTCCTTTGTtcttgtaaaatattatctcATAAAAtcgataaaaaagaagagtttattaattttattttaaggtGTCAAAATATAGATGGTGGTTTTGGTAATAACGTAAATTACGACTCGCATATTGTGTCAACACACCATGCAATATTATCTCTTCTTTTACTAAACTATTCATTTGATAACTTCAATATCTACATGCAAAGTGGGAAAGCCAACATaaataatggaaataataatgacaCTTGTAATGGTACTAATTACCGAGTGAATGAAACTAACGCCCTCGACAGGCTTGTTAACGGGGCCAGTACCAGCAAGGCTGATATTTATTTCGAACCTGAAATTAAGGGGAACAACTACAGTAATAGCTACCGAAGTAGTAACAGCTGTAACAGCCAAGCAACCAAGGAAAAAAGCATACGAGAAAATGCGTGTAACTATATTTTAACCCTACTAAATGAAGACGGTTCGTTTAAGGGTGACAAATGGGGAGAAGTTGACACACGTTTTGTTTACAGTGCTGTTAGCTGCTTAACCAtactaaataaattaaaccTAGTTTCAACTGAAAAAATATCATCCTATGTATTAACTAATTATGCTATTTGCGAAAATGGTTTTTCATGGACAAGTGGAAATGAACCACATGCAGCTAGTGTTTTTTGCTGTGTAGCTACATTATTTCTAATTcagaaattatatttagttaatgaaaaaaagctAGCTGACTGGTTAAGTCTTAGACAAACAAATAATGGCGGGTTTAATGGAAGAGCTGAAAAATTAACCGACACCTGTTATGCATGGTGGATATTCTCctctttaattattttaaaaaaatataaatgggttaataaaaatgctttaaaaaattatattcttcttTGTCAAGATTTAAATAACGGTGGGATTAGCGATAACCCTGATTGTCTTCCAGATATATGTCATACATTTTTTGGGTTAGCAGCCTTAAGTTTGATAGATAATCTGAACGAGTcagataaaatattacatttgaAGCAAATGAGCCCAGTTTACGCAATTCCTCTTCAAACGgtcaaaaaaagaaaactgCCTCATTATGACATAGATATTTTCTGA
- the PmUG01_11060400 gene encoding elongation factor G, putative, which yields MIKLFLSKRYKVLTLFLFLLILILNEVTRTLCNKKGSALYGGKTSSLSSGQLKPLNNWQKSRVHYYEGKHKREKKDRVKLFILYKNPKNGGVLIPQNRRKNKVNIFRLKLNNLCSRKDVKLENYRNIGIIAHIDAGKTTTTERILYYTNVIKKIGEVHEGLSTMDYLDIEREKGITINAAVTTCYWNGSEKNLDEYRINIIDTPGHVDFTAEVEKSLRVLDGGVVVFDSSEGVESQSETVWKQANRYNISRIIFLNKLDKVGANFDSCIEEIKRKLNKKILILYVPVFEMSNFISTIDILKEKMIVYKNSHNFVFEDIPKVHYNLFLKYKNLLYEQIAENFNLFLNNYLNDKPMEVEEIEEYIRKLVVEQKYNVVMCGSALKNKNIHMLLDLVVKYLPSPIDSIQNYKKQIIYKYDVSKRGEKLLRVQLNADKTGKAGDVYTGKPSDNEVQNGHISEKEGIKKGTAEKKVSIGSSGISDHSTDGADNCSNDYSSHSSMEKKKRSTACTGNKTENFETNGKAEIDPSHQISEELNELNIKNYKRKVVGLIYKIMNDQHLGNINYVRIYEGQINRGDYIYNNRTKKSEKISKIFFIHSSEKYELENARVGDIVGLVGLKDTQIGDTLSNVFLRAELKKIKDIPPIISFYIYNKNKNEYEKLINALIKIRKEDHSFFFHINQDTKDLLISGVGELHLQIIINKIQKEFNIPIIYGQPQISYKETFTENVEARGKYIKQSGGRGQYGDVHIKIEPMYNYSDEEDADEDNASVSDNNYKDEEYVNGENGNNNKNLDKNSMNIDTSEVNNNIIIKNEITCGAIPSVYFDAIYTGIREQCNLGVLFNSPLINIIIRIVDGSFHPVDSNEHAFKLAAGLAIREAARKVTIRLLEPMMNLNVSVPTEYLGDVISDLVKKRGKIQHVDESDEFTKEIFARAPMASILSYVSDLRKITKGRGNYTMTLHKYSLVPQYIQEQILQKKE from the exons atgataaagttatttttatcaaaaagaTACAAAGTTTTAACgctcttcctttttttgttaattctgATATTAAATGAAGTTACAAGAACTTTATGTAATAAGAAAGGAAGCGCATTATATGGGGGAAAAACAAGCTCGTTAAGTAGTGGGCAGCTAAAGCCGTTAAACAATTGGCAAAAATCGAGGGTACATTATTATGAAGGTAAACATAAGAGGGAGAAGAAAGATAGGGTGAAGCTATTtatcttatataaaaatccTAAGAATGGAGGAGTACTTATCCCACAAaacagaagaaaaaataaagtaaatatctttcgcttaaaattaaataatttgtgTTCTAGAAAAGATGTCaaattagaaaattatagaaatatagGTATTATTGCACATATAGATGCTGGGAAAACAACAACGACAGAacgaatattatattatacaaatgtAATTAAGAAGATAGGAGAAGTACATGAAGGGTTATCAACAATGGATTATCTTGATATAGAAAGAGAAAAGGGTATAACGATTAATGCTGCTGTTACTACTTGTTATTGGAATGGcagtgaaaaaaatttagatgAATATAggataaatataattgatACACCAGGGCATGTTGATTTCACTGCAGAAGTAGAAAAGAGCTTACGAGTTTTAGATGGTGGAGTTGTTGTATTTGATAGTAGTGAGGGTGTAGAATCTCAGTCAGAGACGGTTTGGAAACAAGCTAACAGATATAATATTAgtagaattatatttttaaataaattagacAAAGTGGGAGCTAATTTTGATTCTTGTattgaagaaataaaaagaaaattaaataaaaaaatattaatattatatgtaccAGTTTTTGAGATGAGTAATTTTATTAGTACtattgatatattaaaagaaaaaatgattgtatataaaaactctcacaattttgtttttgaaGATATTCCAAAGGtacattataatttatttttaaaatataaaaatttattatatgaacagattgcagaaaattttaatctaTTTCTTaacaattatttaaatgataagCCTATGGAAGTGGAAGAAATTGAAGAGTACATTAGAAAATTAGTCGtagaacaaaaatataatgtagtTATGTGCGGGTCAgctttaaaaaacaaaaacatacatatgttaCTGGATCTTGTAGTTAAATACTTACCTTCTCCTATAGACTCAATTCAGAATTATaagaaacaaataatatacaaatatgatGTTAGTAAAAGAGGGGAAAAGCTGCTGCGTGTCCAACTCAATGCGGATAAGACTGGAAAAGCAGGAGATGTCTACACAGGTAAACCTTCAGACAATGAAGTTCAGAATGGTCATATAAGTGAGAAAGAGGGCATAAAGAAGGGTACTGCAGAGAAAAAAGTGAGCATTGGTAGTAGCGGTATCAGTGACCACAGCACTGACGGTGCCGACAATTGCAGCAACGATTACAGCAGCCATAGCAGCatggaaaagaagaaaaggagCACAGCGTGCACAGGTAACAAGACAGAGAATTTCGAGACTAATGGGAAGGCAGAAATAGATCCTAGCCACCAAATATCAGAAGAGTTAAacgaattaaatataaaaaattataagagaAAAGTTGTAGGGctaatatacaaaattatgaatGACCAACATTTgggaaatattaattatgttCGTATATATGAAGGTCAAATAAATAGAGgagattatatatataataatagaacaaaaaagagcgaaaaaatatctaaaatattttttatacattctagtgaaaaatatgaattagaAAATGCACGTGTAGGTGATATTGTGGGACTTGTTGGGTTAAAAGATACCCAAATTGGTGATACTTTAagtaatgtatttttaagagcagagttaaaaaaaattaaagatattCCACCAATTataagtttttatatatataataaaaataaaaatgagtatgaaaaattaattaatgcattaattaaaattagaaaagaagatcattcttttttttttcacataaaTCAGGACACAAAAGATTTACTTATTAGTGGTGTTGGAGAATTGCatttacaaattataattaataaaattcagAAAGAATTTAATATTCCAATAATATATGGACAACCTCAAATATCTTATAAAGAAACATTTACGGAAAATGTTGAAGCCAGAGGAAAGTATATTAAACAGTCAGGAGGTAGAGGACAGTATGGAGATGTACACATCAAAATTGAACCCATGTATAATTATTCGGACGAAGAAGACGCCGATGAAGATAATGCTAGTGTTAgtgataataattataaggaTGAAGAATATGTAAATGGTGAGAAtggaaataataacaaaaatttggATAAAAATAGTATGAATATTGATACATCAgaagttaataataatattattataaagaatGAAATAACATGTGGAGCAATCCCGTCTGTGTATTTTGATGCAATATATACAGGTATAAGGGAACAGTGTAATTTAGGGGTCCTTTTTAATTCCcctttaataaatattattattagaattGTCGATGGATCATTTCATCCCGTTGATAGTAATGAACATGCATTTAAATTGGCAGCTGGGTTAGCTATCAGAGAAGCAGCAAGGAAAGTGACCATTAGGCTCCTGGAGCCCATGATgaat CTGAATGTGTCAGTGCCTACGGAATATTTAGGTGATGTAATTAGCGATTTAGttaaaaaaaggggaaaaataCAACATGTGGATGAAA GTGATGAATTTACCAAAGAAATATTCGCCCGAGCTCCCATGGCCTCCATTTTGTCGTATGTTAGTGACCTACGGAAAATAACTAAAGGAAGAG gaAATTACACTATGACACTTCACAAGTATTCATTAGTACCACAGTACATACAGGAACAAATATTACAAAAGAAGGAGTAA
- the PmUG01_11060200 gene encoding conserved Plasmodium protein, unknown function — translation MNETNKGGKEGNNRNNKGSSLYNNSNNNNSVNTYYHNRNDLNNSLYTIPNYMSYNIPNGAINNLQNFNVTNSVQSSYQNSSYISSYRTNNYFYSKNDNYYQNVNNSSNSLNYNCLNMYGGGYNYSSTSNSNSNSGKCELGAGGKEESSSNNNNMFYYMNNNNNNNNNNNNNNNNNNNSNSNSNSNSNNNSNNNNNNNSTTNNSSTKNNSSTTNNSSINSNIHEDGNNHNYVELYINKVKEIYYFHVFYHYLKLGYPEKEAAMESKKYIFVTLNRYFLLVKNAILSSPESIKQINNCVSSNLLYYQQQTNLQQYLLQQQSSFQNMTCQKLNLYDQMNLNIGNINLPLTDHKKLSNLSMLNGGDMSSNNDSSVNNNGNTTNYSSSSTNKNSLNYDHAYSSSNTKDNENKESCSKLNNLYNFKAEKISNMIDSIEEMKKLNKNKKERKTFSDFPPPEQSGDLQNISFGNSINNDSNNNRSFNNNHYNSSKNKEFTQNNNEEVKKKISFTINKSKNKIFQTYNKPSNDQNHKTINEAVSEVSDLSEENKNNEKEKEKNMFSPGYVQDENSLANTEFRGMFTFERRDNKSNKSSRDVLNSTIKNDHKNVSMDNVAGSAVNSAANSAVNSAANSAVNSAANSAANSAVSSAVNNVVNNVMNNGVKKANDFFYMNNSASDKNHVPYDGAFVTNSRSLNNNNSYNNNSYNNSSYNNSSYNNSSYNNSSYNNSSYNNSSNNNNSNNNNSNNNGKENRADVFSNINVSHNFRGEEYIGNNNHSYNNKVKNMTNMYNMNNTPNVMNKSARNLNNFSNVTTPNNGTALSKGNFNHGISRFNFTKSSGNSNHKNINNNNNDNYNNDNYNNDNYNNDNYSNDNYSNDNYNNDSYNNDSYNNDSYKNNSYKNNSYKNNNNNYNRVESYEDNNEKNSHVRVHYGAYNGGINDDNINSNNNGVSNNHMNKSNGINYRSHFKDKFAYENKPRNKEEKWGNEEDVEFDKSGNEYNSEDYVKEDEDTEEIMIYNNNKEANNRYGAFKNRDNKTNRTSNIEKFHSNNIEITNRCDNFKTYINNLNDHFREQCKNKEFLKCLKAFTNKLFTLKKKRIIRSNFWMNNIFPTKEDVLSMDVYFFSHQKRLKRKLGYALDLDNDIIGSSLNDKKMKLSSQEIERREKRKERCYDIGKNKRNELNENVFYIDVKGEKGSEEYKNLEMLMDKYNYSNCYKNKNFVGECKNIQKFFFRLTSLPERKNVRSFSVLKCTYAYILYKYNVDKNYKYVNEQFRSLRQDLNIQNIFHDDVINIYETNIRICIVNNDLFQFLQCINKLFELYQRLNIKKSKIEFLCYKLIYLTLQNMHQEFLIEYLTLTEEEKNHANIQLCYYLNECIKNKMYLININMISPLDDEQNHEYIYYRIYVNDHILTYLPILMSISENSDLNVNVDSLVSFVKNHSVIQNFENTKNEENILEKNEISKMPYLTNYLIVLFLPKYRLLALINICKTSIKVHISTLTKLLNFENDKQCLEFLNEVNTIISNNEVHSKSSLVNLLKSPLLKNKYINHIR, via the exons atgAATGAAACGAATAAAGGTGGAAAAGAAGGGAATAATAGGAACAATAAAGGGAGTTCATTATATAacaatagcaataataataacagtgtGAATACTTATTATCATAATAGAAATGATCTAAACAATAGTTTATATACTATTCCGAATTACATGAGCTATAATATACCCAATGGTGCTATAAACAATCTACAGAATTTTAATGTTACTAATAGTGTTCAGAGTAGCTACCAAAATAGTAGTTATATAAGTAGTTACAGAACGAACAACTACTTTTATAGTAAGAATGATAACTACTATCAAAATGTGAATAACTCTTCCAATAGCTTAAATTATAACTGCCTAAATATGTATGGCGGTGGTTACAACTACAGTAGCActagtaatagtaacagtaacagtgGGAAGTGCGAACTGGGGGCTGGAGGGAAGGAAGAGAGCAGCAGTAATAACAACAACATGTTCTactatatgaataataataataataataataataataataataataataataataataataataatagtaatagtaatagtaatagtaatagtaataataatagcaataataataataataataatagtactactaataatagtagtactaagaataatagtagtactactaataatagtagtattAACAGTAATATTCATGAAGATGGGAATAATCATAACTATGTAGAACTGTACATCAATAAggtaaaagaaatatactattttcatgttttttatcattatctTAAACTAGGGTACCCTGAAAAAGAAGCTGCAATGGAatcaaaaaagtatatatttgtaactTTAAATAGATATTTTTTGCTAGTAAAAAATGCTATATTATCATCACCTGAATcgataaaacaaataaataattgtgtATCGTCCAATTTGTTGTATTATCAACAACAAACAAACTTACAACAGTATTTACTACAACAACAAAGTAGTTTTCAAAATATGACTTgtcaaaaattaaatttatatgatcAAATGAATTTAAATATTGGTAACATTAATTTACCCCTGACTGATCATAAGAAGTTGTCAAACTTGTCCATGTTAAACGGCGGTGATATGAGCAGTAACAATGATAGTAGTGTCAATAACAATGGTAATACTACCAATTACAGTAGTAGCAGTACTAATAAGAATTCACTGAATTATGACCATGCTTATTCTTCAAGTAATACGAAGGACAATGAGAATAAAGAGAGCTGTAGTAAGTTGAAcaatttgtataattttaaagcggaaaaaattagtaatatGATTGATTCAATTGAGGAAATGAAgaagttaaataaaaataagaaagagAGGAAAACTTTTTCTGATTTTCCTCCACCTGAACAGTCAGGCGATTTGCAAAACATCTCGTTTGGAAATAGTATCAATAATGacagcaataataatagaagtTTTAATAACAATCATTATAACAGTAGTAAGAACAAAGAGTTCactcaaaataataatgaagaagtaaaaaaaaaaattagttttactataaataaatcaaaaaataaaattttccaaACGTATAACAAACCGTCAAATGATCAGAACCACAAAACTATCAATGAGGCTGTAAGTGAAGTCAGTGATTTGagtgaagaaaataaaaataatgaaaaggaaaaagaaaaaaatatgttttctcCTGGTTATGTACAGGATGAAAACAGTTTAGCCAACACCGAATTTAGAGGTATGTTTACTTTTGAAAGAAGAGACAACAAAAGCAATAAGAGCAGTAGGGATGTGTTAAATAGCACTATAAAGAATGACCATAAAAATGTGAGCATGGACAATGTAGCAGGTAGTGCAGTAAATAGTGCAGCAAATAGTGCAGTAAATAGTGCAGCAAATAGTGCAGTAAATAGTGCAGCAAATAGTGCAGCAAATAGTGCAGTCAGCAGTGCCGTAAACAATGTAGTGAACAATGTTATGAACAATGGTGTGAAAAAAgcaaatgattttttttacatgaaTAACAGTGCGAGTGATAAGAATCATGTACCTTATGATGGCGCCTTCGTTACGAATAGTAGAAgtcttaataataataatagttataataataatagttataaCAATAGTAGTTATAACAATAGTAGTTATAACAATAGTAGTTATAACAATAGTAGTTATAACAATAGTAGTTATaacaatagtagtaataataataatagtaataataataatagtaataataatggtaaAGAAAATAGAGCAGatgttttttcaaatattaatGTGTCCCACAATTTTAGAGGAGAAGAATATATAGGGAACAACAATCACagctataataataaagttaaGAATATGACGAACATGTACAACATGAATAATACCCCAAATGTTATGAATAAAAGTGCAAGgaatttgaataatttttctaatgTTACTACGCCGAATAACGGAACTGCTTTGAGCAAGGGAAATTTCAACCATGGGATAAGCAGATTTAATTTTACGAAGAGTAGCGGTAATAGTAAccacaaaaatataaacaacaataataatgataattataataatgataattataataatgataattataataatgataattatagTAACGATAATTATAGTAAcgataattataacaatgaTAGTTATAACAATGATAGTTATAACAATGatagttataaaaataatagttataaaaataatagttataaaaataataataataattataatagagTCGAAAGTTATGAggataataatgaaaaaaatagccATGTTAGAGTTCATTATGGTGCTTATAATGGCGGAATAAACGACGATAAcattaatagtaataataatggcgTTAGTAATAACCACATGAATAAAAGCAATGGAATTAATTATAGATCTCATTTTAAGGATAAATTTGCGTATGAAAATAAGCCAAGGAATAAAGAAGAGAAGTGGGGGAATGAAGAGGATGTAGAGTTTGATAAGTCAGGAAATGAATACAACTCTGAAGATTATGTAAAAGAAGATGAAGACACAGAAGAAATAATGatttacaataataacaaagaAGCGAATAATAGATATGGagcatttaaaaatagagacaacaaaacaaatagaacatcaaatatagaaaaatttcATAGTAACAATATTGAAATAACAAATAGATgtgataattttaaaacatatataaataatttaaatgacCATTTTAGAGAACAGtgcaaaaataaagaatttttaaagtGTTTAAAGgcatttacaaataaattatttactctgaaaaaaaaaagaataattagaTCCAACTTTTGgatgaataatatttttccaaCAAAGGAGGATGTGCTCTCCATGGACGTGTATTTCTTCTCCCATCAAAAAA GGTTGAAAAGAAAATTGGGTTATGCACTCGACCTGGACAACGATATAATTGGTAGCAGTTTAAATGACAAGAAAATGAAACTAAGTTCACAAGAAATtgaaagaagagaaaaaagaaaggaaagaTGTTACGAtattggaaaaaataaaaggaacgAATTAAACGAAAATGTTTTTTACATTGATGTGAAGGGGGAAAAAGGAAGTGAAGAATACAAAAATCTTGAGATGTTAATGGATAAATACAACTACTCTAATTgttataagaataaaaattttgttggCGAGTGCAagaatattcaaaaattctttttcagACTAACCTCCTTGCCGGAGCGCAAAAAT GTAAGAAGCTTTTCTGTTTTGAAATGCACGTacgcatatattttatataaatacaatgtAGACAAGAATTATAAGTATGTTAATGAGCAATTCAGGTCATTACGACAAGATTTGAATATAcagaatatttttcatgaCGATGTTATAAACATCTATGAAACGAACATTCGTATTTGTATAGTAAACAATGATCTGTTTCAGTTTCTTCAGTGTATCAACAAATTGTTTGAATTGTACCAGAGGCTCAACATAAAAAAGTCAAAG ATCGAGTTTCTGTGCTACAagcttatttatttaacgCTGCAAAACATGCATCAAGAATTTTTAATAGAATATTTAACTCTAACCGAAGAAGAGAAAAATCATGCTAATATACAGTtgtgttattatttaaatgaatgtattaaaaataaaatgtatttaattaatattaatatgatATCACCCTTAGATGATGAACAAAATcatgaatacatatattacagaatatatgtaaatgatcatatattaacatatttgcCTATTTTAATGTCAATAAGTGAAAATTCTGATCTAAATGTAAATGTCGATTCGTTAGTTAGCTTTGTAAAAAATCATAGTGTTATTCAGAATTTTGAGAATACAaagaatgaagaaaatatattggaaaaaaatgaaataagtaAAATGCCATATTTgacaaattatttaattgttttattctTGCCCAAGTATAGACTTTTGGCtctcataaatatatgcaa GACCAGCATAAAGGTACATATATCAACACTGACCAAATTactaaattttgaaaatgatAAACAGTGCTTAGAATTTTTGAACGAGGTAAACACGATTATAAGTAATAACGAAGTTCACAGCAAATCCTCTTTAGTTAATCTTTTGAAATCACCCCtgttgaaaaataaatacattaatcATATAAGATGA